The genomic window GGCAGGCCCGTGGCAGCCGAGGCGCGTTCGGAGAGCAGCTGGGGATCGCCACGGCGGAACGGCTCCAGGGCGGCGACGCCCCCGACCGTGAGGGCGGCCGGATCGGAGCCGGTGGAGGCGGGGTGCACACCCGGGGCGGGGGCGGCGCGGTGCAAGTCGCGGGCGGGGGCGTGGCGAGGCGCTCCGGGACGGAGGGCGGCCTGGTCAGCAGGGGTCGCGGCGTCATCGACCGCAGAACGGCCGGTGAAGCCCAGGCCCGCGGTCGAGGAGGCGAGCTGCGCGCCCGGGGCGCGGTCGGCGTCGTCGTCCGGGGGCGGGCCCGGGACGCCCGGGCGGGAGGTGCGTGCCATGGCCACAGCCTAGGCCGCGGAGGGCAACACCCTGTCAAGAAGTCCAGGCCACAGGGTGACAGATCGTCTCTGGTGGCCCACCCCTCTGCGCTCCAAGGATGGAGACAGACGCCCCACGCCGGTGCCCTGCCGGGCGCCGCGGGGCCGGACAGCAGACCGCGAGGGAAGGACAGCCCGTGGAGACCATCCGCCACTGGATCAACAACGAGTACACCGCCGGAGCCCCGGAGGACCGCGACACCGCGGACGTGACCAACCCGGCCACGGGCGAGGTCACCGGCCGCGTGCACATGGGCACGGCGGCCACCGCGGACGAGGCCGTGGCCGCGGCGAAGGCGGCGTTCCCCGCGTGGCGGGACACCTCGCTGACCAAGCGCATGCAGGTCCTCTTCCGCTACCGCGAGCTGCTCAACGCGCGCAAGGAGGAGCTCGCCGCGCTGATCACCGCCGAGCACGGCAAGGTGCTGGACGACGCGCTGGGCGAGGTCACGCGCGGGTTGGAGGTCGTGGAGTTCGCGTGCGCCATGCCCCACCTGCTCAAGGGCGGCTACACCGAGAACGCCTCCACCGAGGTGGACGTCCACTCCGTGCGCCAGCCGCTGGGCCCGGTGGCGATCATCTCCCCGTTCAACTTCCCGGCCATGGTGCCCATGTGGTTCTTCCCCATCGCGATCGCCACCGGCAACACCGTGGTGCTCAAGCCCTCGGAGAAGGACCCCTCCGCCGCGAACTGGGAGGCCGAGCTGTGGAAGGAGGCCGGGCTGCCGGACGGCGTGTTCAACGTGCTCCACGGCGGCAAGCCCGCGGTGGACCGGCTGCTGGAGCACCCGGACATCGCCTCCGTGTCCTTCGTGGGATCCACCCCCATTGCCCAGTACGTGTACGAGACCGCCACGGCCACCGGCAAGCGCGTCCAGGCGCTGGGCGGCGCGAAGAACCACATGGTGGTGCTGCCGGACGCGGACCTGGACGTGGCCGCGGACAACGCCATCAACGCGGGCTTCGGCTCCGCCGGCGAGCGCTGCATGGCCATCTCGGTGCTCGTGGCCGTGGGAGACATCGCGGACGAGCTCGTGGCGAAGATCGCCGAGCGCGCCCGCACCCTGCGCACTGGGGACGGCCGCCGCGGCGCGGACATGGGCCCCCTGGTCACCGTGGCCCACCGGGACCGCGTGGCCGGGTTCGTGGACGCCGGCGAGCAGGCCGGGGCCACCGTGGTGGTGGACGGTCGCCAGGGCAGCTACGACGCCGAGGGCTCCGGCTTCTTCCTGGGCCCCACCCTCTTCGACCACGTCACCCCGCAGATGTCCGTGTACACGGAGGAGATCTTCGGGCCCGTGCTGTGCGTGGTCCGCGTGGACACCTACGACGAGGCCATCGAGCTGGTCAACAGCAACCCCTACGGCAACGGCACCGCCATCTTCACCAACGACGGCGGCGCGGCCCGGCGCTACCAGAACGAGGTGAGCGTGGGGATGATCGGCGTGAACGTGCCGATCCCCGTGCCCATGGCCTACTACTCCTTCGGCGGGTGGAAGAACTCGCTGTTCGGGGACTCCCACGCCCACGGCACCGAAGGGGTCAACTTCTTCACGCGCGGCAAGGTGGTCACCACCCGCTGGCTGGACCCCTCCCACGGCGGCATCAACCTGGGGTTCCCGCAGAACGGCTGAGCCCGGCGCCACCCGCACCGTCCCATCCCTCCGCGCCGCCACGGCGCGCACCGGAAAGAGATGATCATGACCGACACCGTTGCCACCCCCGCCCGCCCGGCGCTCGAGCCCGCCACCCGGGACCCGAAGATCAGCGACGAGCTGCTCGACCAGGGCCGCGAGGCCTACCGCGTGGACCGCGAGCACGTGTTCCACTCATGGAGCGCGCAGCAGAAGATCACGCCCATGACGGTCGTCAGGGCCGAGGGCTCCCACCTGTGGGACGGCGAGGGGCGCAAGCTCATCGACTTCTCCTCGCAGATGGTCAACACGAACATCGGCCACTCCCACCCGGCCGTGGTCGCAGCCATCCAGGAGCAGGCCGCGAAGATCGCCACCATCGCGCCCTCCCACGCGAACGACGCCCGCTCCGAGGCCGCCCGGCTCATCTGCGAGCTCGCCCCCGCGGGCCTGGACCACGTGTTCTTCACCAACGGCGGCGCGGACGCCGTGGAGCACGCCATCCGCATGGCCCGCATCCACACGGGCAAGCACAAGGTGCTCTCCGCATACCGCTCCTACCACGGTGGAACGGACCTCGCCGTGAACGTCACGGGCGACACCCGGCGCTTCGACGCGGACCGCTCCAGCGCCGGCGTGGCCCGCTTCCTGCCGCCCTACCTCTACCGCAGCTACTTCCACGCGCAGGACGAGCAGCAGGAGTCCGAGCGCGCCCTGGAGCACCTGGAGCAGGTGATCCAGCTGGAGGGCGCCAAGAACATCGCCGCGATCATCCTGGAGACCGTGCCCGGCACCGCGGGGATCTACGCCCCGCCGCCCGGCTACCTGGCCGGGGTGCGGGAGCTGACCCGCAAGTACGGGCTGCTCATGATCGCCGACGAGGTCATGGCCGGCTTCGGCCGCACCGGGAAATGGTTTGCGTTCGAGCACTGGGACGTCACCCCGGACCTCATCACCTTCGCCAAGGGGGTGAACTCCGGGTACGTGCCGCTGGGCGGCGTGGTGATCTCGGACGAGGTCTACGGGACGTTCGCCGAGTACCCGTACCAGGGCGGGCTCACCTACTCCGGGCACCCCCTCGCGTGCGCGGCCGCCGTGGCCACCATCACCGCCATGCGGGACGAGCAGATGGTCGAGAACGCGGAGCGGATCGGCCGGGAGGTCATCGGGCCCCGGCTCGAGCAGATCAAACAGCGCCACCCCTGCGTGGGGGACGTGCGCGGGCTCGGCGCCTTCTGGGCCGTGGAACTCGTGAAGAACCGCGGGACCAAGGAGCCGATGGCCGCCTATGGTGGGACCAGCCCCGAGATGAACGAGCTCGTCGCCGAGTGCAAGCGCCTCGGCATGCTGCCCTTCAACAACTACAACCGCGTGCACGTGGTCCCGCC from Kocuria rhizophila DC2201 includes these protein-coding regions:
- a CDS encoding aspartate aminotransferase family protein, with product MIMTDTVATPARPALEPATRDPKISDELLDQGREAYRVDREHVFHSWSAQQKITPMTVVRAEGSHLWDGEGRKLIDFSSQMVNTNIGHSHPAVVAAIQEQAAKIATIAPSHANDARSEAARLICELAPAGLDHVFFTNGGADAVEHAIRMARIHTGKHKVLSAYRSYHGGTDLAVNVTGDTRRFDADRSSAGVARFLPPYLYRSYFHAQDEQQESERALEHLEQVIQLEGAKNIAAIILETVPGTAGIYAPPPGYLAGVRELTRKYGLLMIADEVMAGFGRTGKWFAFEHWDVTPDLITFAKGVNSGYVPLGGVVISDEVYGTFAEYPYQGGLTYSGHPLACAAAVATITAMRDEQMVENAERIGREVIGPRLEQIKQRHPCVGDVRGLGAFWAVELVKNRGTKEPMAAYGGTSPEMNELVAECKRLGMLPFNNYNRVHVVPPLNTPDDVLHRGLDILDQALELTDRHVTD
- a CDS encoding CoA-acylating methylmalonate-semialdehyde dehydrogenase, which translates into the protein METIRHWINNEYTAGAPEDRDTADVTNPATGEVTGRVHMGTAATADEAVAAAKAAFPAWRDTSLTKRMQVLFRYRELLNARKEELAALITAEHGKVLDDALGEVTRGLEVVEFACAMPHLLKGGYTENASTEVDVHSVRQPLGPVAIISPFNFPAMVPMWFFPIAIATGNTVVLKPSEKDPSAANWEAELWKEAGLPDGVFNVLHGGKPAVDRLLEHPDIASVSFVGSTPIAQYVYETATATGKRVQALGGAKNHMVVLPDADLDVAADNAINAGFGSAGERCMAISVLVAVGDIADELVAKIAERARTLRTGDGRRGADMGPLVTVAHRDRVAGFVDAGEQAGATVVVDGRQGSYDAEGSGFFLGPTLFDHVTPQMSVYTEEIFGPVLCVVRVDTYDEAIELVNSNPYGNGTAIFTNDGGAARRYQNEVSVGMIGVNVPIPVPMAYYSFGGWKNSLFGDSHAHGTEGVNFFTRGKVVTTRWLDPSHGGINLGFPQNG